The proteins below are encoded in one region of Campylobacter rectus:
- the abc-f gene encoding ribosomal protection-like ABC-F family protein, producing MALIDLIDVSKKFGPNEILNKISLSINERERIAIIGKNGSGKSTLMKLVAGALEPDSGRRIVQGGVKAQMLAQNPKFDDAATVKDALNLELKEIFDARGEYAEVLEALGRDPHNKELNARQDELIKFIEAKDGWQIERKIECVLEEFKLKEYENRAVSSLSGGEIRRVALGALILKKPDILLLDEPTNHLDVYMVRFLEDMLKSSRQTIVFISHDRYFIDALATRSVEIEDGALASFDGGYANYLAKKEEILASLAKSHETLLKQLKAEEEWLRRGVKARLKRNEGRKERVLAMREEAKKNPGVIRRVRLELERASKNFNQTQSVNRKKMLFEIKQLSKTIGGKQLFSDFNARVLQGERIAIVGRNGSGKSTLIKILLGFEKPSSGEVRRGEVRVGYFDQSRSALDDDKSLIETFCPNGGDRVMVRGRNMHVYGYLKNFLFPKEFLDKPIGVLSGGEKNRVALALLFSKEYDVLVLDEPTNDLDIATINILEDYLQSFEGAIIIVSHDRYFVDKIAHKLWAFEGTAIEVLHQEYSVYLELEDELAELGKFEASLASEVEQAQKQKSKTSAKLSYKQTQILSSHPEKIAALEAKIKELNAGLSDPKIYQQIGLTALYNDLEAAKSELETLENEYFEVLEIAENLEQI from the coding sequence GTGGCTCTAATCGACCTTATCGACGTTAGTAAAAAATTCGGTCCGAATGAAATTTTAAACAAAATAAGCCTCAGCATAAACGAGCGCGAGCGTATCGCTATCATCGGCAAAAACGGTAGCGGCAAAAGCACGCTGATGAAGCTGGTCGCGGGCGCGCTAGAGCCTGATAGCGGCAGGCGTATCGTGCAAGGCGGCGTAAAAGCCCAAATGCTCGCGCAAAATCCTAAATTTGACGATGCGGCTACCGTAAAAGATGCGCTAAATTTGGAGCTAAAAGAGATTTTCGACGCTAGGGGCGAGTATGCCGAGGTACTAGAAGCGCTCGGACGCGATCCGCATAACAAAGAGCTAAACGCGAGGCAAGACGAGCTAATCAAATTTATCGAGGCGAAGGACGGCTGGCAGATCGAGCGCAAGATCGAGTGCGTGCTGGAGGAGTTTAAGCTAAAAGAGTACGAAAACCGCGCTGTTTCTAGCCTTAGCGGAGGCGAGATACGCCGCGTGGCTCTGGGCGCACTGATACTTAAAAAGCCCGATATTTTGCTGCTTGACGAGCCTACCAATCACCTTGACGTTTATATGGTGAGATTTTTAGAAGATATGTTAAAAAGCTCGCGCCAGACGATAGTTTTTATCTCGCACGATCGCTATTTCATCGACGCGCTAGCGACTAGAAGCGTCGAGATCGAGGATGGCGCGCTGGCGTCGTTTGACGGCGGTTACGCGAACTATCTAGCTAAAAAAGAGGAAATCCTAGCCAGCCTGGCCAAATCTCACGAAACGCTGCTAAAACAGCTAAAAGCCGAGGAGGAGTGGCTGCGCCGCGGCGTCAAAGCGCGTCTAAAACGCAACGAAGGGCGCAAAGAGCGAGTGCTAGCCATGCGTGAAGAGGCTAAGAAAAATCCGGGCGTGATACGCCGCGTTAGGCTCGAGCTTGAGCGCGCGAGCAAAAACTTCAACCAAACGCAAAGCGTAAACCGCAAAAAAATGCTATTTGAGATCAAGCAACTAAGCAAAACCATCGGCGGCAAGCAGCTTTTTAGCGATTTTAACGCGCGCGTTTTGCAAGGCGAGCGTATCGCGATAGTCGGACGAAACGGCAGCGGCAAAAGCACTCTTATTAAAATTTTACTCGGGTTTGAAAAGCCTAGTAGCGGCGAAGTTAGGCGTGGCGAGGTGCGAGTGGGGTACTTTGATCAGTCGCGAAGCGCGCTGGATGACGATAAGAGCCTCATCGAGACTTTTTGCCCAAACGGCGGCGACCGCGTCATGGTGCGCGGGCGAAATATGCACGTCTACGGCTACCTTAAAAATTTCCTATTTCCTAAAGAATTCCTCGATAAACCCATCGGCGTGCTAAGCGGCGGCGAGAAAAACCGCGTGGCGCTCGCGCTACTTTTTAGCAAGGAGTACGACGTACTCGTGCTTGACGAGCCGACAAACGACCTAGATATCGCTACTATCAACATCCTTGAGGACTATCTGCAAAGCTTTGAGGGCGCCATAATCATCGTGAGCCACGACAGATACTTCGTCGATAAGATCGCGCACAAACTCTGGGCATTTGAGGGGACGGCGATCGAGGTGCTACATCAAGAATACAGCGTCTATCTCGAGCTAGAAGACGAATTAGCCGAGCTTGGTAAATTTGAGGCGAGCCTAGCTAGCGAAGTCGAGCAAGCGCAAAAACAAAAGAGCAAAACAAGCGCGAAGCTAAGCTACAAGCAAACGCAAATTTTATCCTCGCACCCCGAGAAAATCGCCGCGCTAGAAGCTAAGATAAAAGAGCTAAACGCGGGCCTTAGCGATCCTAAAATCTATCAGCAAATCGGCCTAACCGCGCTTTATAACGACCTAGAAGCGGCAAAAAGCGAGCTGGAGACGCTCGAAAACGAATACTTTGAAGTTTTAGAAATCGCCGAAAATTTGGAGCAAATTTGA
- a CDS encoding MATE family efflux transporter produces MNLSLKKLTIPIFLDMFLHFVTLIINTYMVTKVSVHLVGAMGAGNQIMDLFMTIFSFLSVGCSVVVAQALGARNHNLAKRVVHASITFNTIIGLGSAVFIYFFGFEILELLNVPEQLRAQSFGYLHMLGIALAFDGIGMVLAAVLRVYNFATAVMLVSLLMNVITLCGNAIALFGWLGLPNYGLYGVAVSTVVGRLVGVIVLFLILTRYAKVKIFFKRLFSLPFAILRKILSVGLPSAGENLLWMAQYMVAFGFVASMGEASLNVQTIYFQITLLILLCGASISVANEVIVGHLVGAMRFDEAYSRTFRALRIGFIATLAVVLAAYFGKFEIMERLNLTEELKAVMLPLFTLSIALETGRTFNIVIVNALRASGDAKFPLMTGAVFMWGVSLPLGYYLGIVQGMGIIGVWIGFTADEWLRGLVNTWRWRSRKWQEKRLV; encoded by the coding sequence ATGAATTTATCGCTCAAAAAGCTCACTATTCCGATATTTTTAGATATGTTTTTGCACTTCGTGACGCTCATCATAAACACATATATGGTGACCAAGGTCAGCGTCCATCTAGTCGGCGCCATGGGCGCGGGCAATCAAATCATGGATCTTTTTATGACTATTTTTAGCTTCCTTAGCGTGGGCTGCTCGGTCGTGGTCGCGCAGGCTCTAGGCGCGCGAAATCACAACCTAGCCAAACGCGTCGTGCACGCCAGCATCACGTTTAACACGATCATCGGCCTTGGCAGCGCAGTTTTTATTTACTTTTTCGGATTTGAGATTTTAGAGCTTTTAAACGTCCCCGAGCAGCTTCGCGCCCAGAGTTTTGGCTACCTGCATATGCTCGGTATCGCACTAGCCTTTGACGGTATCGGCATGGTTCTAGCTGCCGTGCTTCGCGTTTATAACTTCGCCACCGCCGTCATGCTGGTCTCCTTACTTATGAACGTCATCACCCTTTGCGGCAACGCTATCGCGCTTTTTGGCTGGCTGGGACTACCGAACTACGGCCTCTACGGCGTCGCGGTTTCGACCGTCGTGGGGCGACTGGTGGGCGTTATCGTGCTATTTTTGATCCTGACTCGCTACGCGAAAGTTAAAATTTTCTTTAAGCGTCTATTTAGCCTGCCGTTTGCAATCTTGCGTAAAATTTTATCCGTGGGGCTTCCAAGTGCCGGCGAAAATTTGCTCTGGATGGCGCAGTATATGGTGGCTTTCGGTTTCGTAGCGAGCATGGGTGAGGCTAGCCTAAACGTGCAGACCATTTACTTTCAGATCACGCTTCTCATCCTTCTTTGCGGAGCCAGCATCAGCGTAGCAAACGAAGTCATCGTCGGCCACCTAGTCGGCGCGATGAGATTTGACGAGGCCTACTCGCGCACTTTCCGCGCGCTTCGTATCGGCTTTATCGCGACTCTAGCAGTCGTTTTGGCGGCGTATTTCGGTAAATTTGAGATTATGGAGCGGTTAAATTTGACCGAGGAGCTAAAGGCCGTCATGCTGCCGCTTTTTACCCTTTCTATCGCGCTTGAGACGGGACGAACGTTTAACATCGTCATCGTAAACGCCCTGCGCGCGAGCGGGGATGCTAAATTTCCGCTGATGACGGGTGCGGTGTTTATGTGGGGCGTGAGCTTGCCGCTGGGATACTATCTAGGTATCGTGCAGGGCATGGGGATCATCGGCGTTTGGATCGGATTTACCGCCGACGAGTGGCTACGCGGACTCGTAAACACCTGGCGCTGGAGAAGTAGAAAATGGCAAGAAAAACGCCTCGTGTAA
- a CDS encoding M48 family metallopeptidase yields MARKTPRVKTVCVKCGEFDVALNFKKGVKTTRLKVAKSGEISVSLPFYAAQKYALEFVQKHYDWLKSAREKTLANLPREDEFRLLGEVYRIKFEPNLKGVNLRRFAGDSEIFSGLNLSSDGPDPYLYGAKFDGKFDDSKFDPRLDNAKFDSSDGRKFDGEIYAPGLGALENCKKAFARRIYGHFIAKFAPTVNRKINRVVVRKMTTRWGSCNSRKGYINLSLNLIEKAPDLVEYVVLHELAHLIYPHHQKSFYDFIAKLMPDFKAREKRLNKK; encoded by the coding sequence ATGGCAAGAAAAACGCCTCGTGTAAAAACCGTTTGCGTAAAATGCGGCGAATTTGACGTCGCGCTAAATTTTAAAAAAGGTGTGAAAACAACCCGCCTAAAGGTCGCTAAATCAGGCGAGATCTCGGTCTCTCTACCCTTTTACGCTGCGCAAAAATATGCGCTAGAGTTCGTGCAAAAACACTACGACTGGCTAAAATCGGCTCGCGAAAAAACGCTAGCAAATTTGCCGCGAGAGGACGAGTTTAGGCTGCTGGGCGAGGTTTACCGCATCAAATTTGAGCCAAATTTAAAGGGTGTAAATTTAAGACGCTTTGCAGGCGATTCGGAGATTTTTAGCGGCTTAAATTTGAGCTCGGACGGGCCAGACCCGTACCTTTACGGCGCTAAATTTGACGGTAAATTTGACGATAGCAAATTTGACCCGCGCCTTGATAATGCTAAATTTGATAGCTCGGACGGACGTAAATTTGACGGCGAAATTTACGCGCCCGGTTTAGGGGCGCTAGAAAACTGCAAAAAAGCCTTTGCGAGGCGTATTTACGGGCATTTTATAGCCAAATTTGCTCCTACCGTAAACCGTAAAATAAACCGCGTCGTCGTGCGCAAAATGACCACGCGTTGGGGTAGCTGCAACTCGCGTAAAGGCTATATAAACCTAAGCCTAAATTTGATCGAAAAGGCCCCCGATCTAGTCGAATACGTCGTGCTGCACGAGCTCGCTCACCTAATCTACCCGCACCATCAAAAAAGCTTCTACGACTTCATCGCGAAGCTGATGCCCGATTTCAAAGCGCGCGAAAAGCGGCTAAACAAAAAATAA
- a CDS encoding NAD(P)/FAD-dependent oxidoreductase: MDSNKIIDEVLCELEKDGHKMTRREAMKLIAMSPLAAGLLSTAATPSTAEAASSAVGKIVIVGGGLSGIAVAAKLCRKLKKPDITVIEPNSISVSYQAGQTLIAAGVYTKDDIIYQTKDYMPDGVTWIKKSAANFDPTNNKIILDDGSEIGYDYLVVAMGVMLNYGAIDGLEGEITTLGNSDSVRKKIGKNGVYSLYFADGSVDTYNGIQEIIQKAKNLKGDKKLQCIFTDAHTAIKCGGAPKKVMYIANDLITKAGVRDKVEMLFYTNSDKLFSVPEYAEAIEKQFKARDFKWEFKTRLVAVDTENQTATLERTWTEKGEWDKDLEEFEMITKKERFVKNFDFLHIVPPQKAPDAVGKSPLGSPASWVPAHKETLQHIKYPNVFAIGDCAAVPLGKTGGSARKQYHVLVDNLIAVMEKKDKLPAAYNGYTVCPFITSIGTVMFAEFDWSGKPAPSFPLDPTKERWIMWLLKVYLMKPMIFHGMLPGRI; this comes from the coding sequence ATGGACTCAAATAAGATTATCGATGAAGTTCTCTGTGAGCTTGAAAAAGACGGACACAAGATGACGCGTCGCGAAGCTATGAAGCTTATCGCGATGTCGCCGCTGGCCGCAGGCTTGTTATCGACTGCGGCGACGCCTAGCACGGCTGAGGCAGCATCATCCGCCGTGGGTAAAATAGTTATAGTCGGCGGCGGACTTTCGGGGATTGCGGTAGCGGCAAAGCTGTGTAGGAAGCTTAAAAAGCCGGATATTACGGTTATTGAGCCAAATTCCATCTCGGTTTCTTATCAGGCAGGACAGACGCTGATCGCCGCAGGCGTATATACGAAAGACGATATCATATATCAAACCAAAGACTATATGCCCGATGGCGTTACGTGGATAAAAAAATCCGCGGCAAATTTCGACCCGACCAATAATAAAATAATCTTAGACGACGGCTCGGAAATAGGCTACGACTACTTGGTGGTTGCAATGGGAGTTATGTTAAATTACGGTGCGATTGATGGGCTCGAGGGCGAGATAACGACTCTGGGAAATAGCGATTCGGTGCGTAAAAAGATCGGCAAAAACGGCGTTTATTCGTTATATTTTGCAGACGGCTCGGTAGATACTTATAACGGGATCCAAGAGATTATACAAAAGGCGAAAAATTTAAAGGGCGACAAGAAGCTTCAGTGTATCTTTACCGATGCTCATACGGCGATAAAGTGCGGCGGTGCGCCTAAAAAGGTAATGTATATCGCAAACGATCTCATCACAAAAGCGGGTGTGAGAGATAAGGTGGAAATGCTATTTTATACAAATAGCGATAAGTTATTTAGCGTGCCGGAATACGCAGAGGCTATCGAAAAGCAGTTTAAGGCGCGCGATTTTAAGTGGGAATTTAAAACCCGCCTCGTAGCCGTAGATACGGAAAATCAAACGGCTACGCTGGAGCGCACTTGGACTGAGAAAGGCGAATGGGATAAGGATTTGGAAGAGTTTGAAATGATAACAAAGAAGGAGAGATTTGTTAAAAATTTCGACTTTTTACATATAGTTCCGCCGCAAAAAGCTCCGGATGCCGTGGGTAAATCTCCGCTTGGCTCGCCGGCTAGCTGGGTGCCTGCTCATAAAGAGACTCTTCAGCATATTAAATATCCTAATGTGTTCGCCATAGGCGATTGTGCCGCCGTGCCTCTTGGCAAGACGGGCGGAAGCGCAAGAAAGCAGTATCATGTGCTAGTGGATAATCTAATAGCCGTGATGGAGAAAAAGGATAAATTACCCGCCGCTTATAACGGATATACGGTTTGTCCGTTTATTACGAGTATCGGCACGGTAATGTTTGCGGAATTTGACTGGTCCGGTAAGCCTGCGCCGTCATTCCCGTTAGATCCGACAAAAGAGCGATGGATAATGTGGTTACTTAAGGTTTATCTGATGAAGCCGATGATATTTCACGGAATGCTTCCGGGTAGAATTTAA
- a CDS encoding tetratricopeptide repeat protein, with protein sequence MKKILLLIAAVFALGGDFEDGQAAYDRSDFVVAREKFAAACDANNGLACAKLGALYQLGKDIVPDGKKALELYEKGCELDAKEACSGAGGIYMATDKEKAHALLNKGCELGDGFSCATAGSYLLEKKKFKEAYALFEKACKIGDELGCQFASDLKRSNKL encoded by the coding sequence ATGAAAAAAATTCTATTGCTAATTGCCGCGGTTTTTGCTTTGGGCGGCGATTTTGAGGATGGACAAGCCGCCTACGATAGATCGGATTTCGTCGTAGCTCGCGAGAAATTTGCGGCCGCCTGCGATGCAAACAACGGCCTAGCCTGCGCAAAACTGGGCGCGCTTTATCAGCTGGGCAAGGACATTGTGCCGGACGGTAAAAAAGCGCTTGAGCTATACGAAAAAGGCTGCGAGCTAGATGCAAAAGAAGCCTGCTCGGGTGCCGGCGGCATATACATGGCGACCGACAAAGAGAAGGCGCACGCGCTGCTAAATAAAGGCTGCGAGCTTGGCGACGGCTTTTCCTGTGCTACGGCGGGATCGTATCTGCTGGAGAAGAAAAAATTTAAAGAAGCGTATGCGCTTTTTGAAAAAGCATGCAAGATAGGCGACGAGCTCGGATGCCAATTTGCAAGCGATCTAAAAAGATCGAATAAGCTTTAG
- a CDS encoding rhodanese-like domain-containing protein — translation MHLKFVGAIALATTLLFTGCATSGVSAPVQATATKPSDAVASLIAKHKLEVVDFKYARSKLGSGMRGATDALFIDARPDRHYNAGTIPSSIQIHDADFKDHIKRIDKTPKDKEIIVFCQGWDCAKSPKVAAMLKEIGYTNVKLYQAGYPEWSKKDYIEIGTAVVKNAFDGNTALLIDARPYAKFLAESIPGAISVNDTDISTLMGRFPNDKSTSIITFCQGYDCKKSHAVAQKLVSVGYTKVANYSAGLPAWKKAGLKTTKGGEEKAGGGAVTKLSVPFMGPVKKGFDEGSVDGEWFLKNYKNLPKGVTIVDVRRSDERAAGFVPGSLHISLEENDNKTFLSKLPDTYVIFHCSAGGRALEAQGKAKKGGFTKGVYIDAGVKCQGSDCTFTPNEPLDPSDW, via the coding sequence ATGCATTTAAAATTTGTTGGTGCGATCGCACTTGCTACGACACTGCTATTTACCGGATGCGCTACATCCGGCGTATCCGCCCCGGTGCAAGCTACGGCTACAAAGCCAAGCGACGCGGTAGCGTCTTTGATAGCTAAACATAAGCTTGAAGTGGTTGATTTTAAATACGCCAGAAGCAAGCTAGGCAGCGGTATGCGCGGAGCTACGGATGCGCTATTTATAGATGCCAGGCCGGATCGCCACTACAATGCCGGCACGATACCCTCAAGTATTCAAATTCACGACGCAGACTTTAAAGATCATATAAAAAGAATCGACAAAACTCCGAAAGACAAGGAGATTATCGTATTTTGCCAAGGTTGGGACTGTGCAAAGAGTCCAAAAGTCGCAGCAATGCTCAAGGAAATAGGATATACAAACGTAAAACTATATCAAGCGGGTTATCCCGAATGGTCCAAAAAAGACTATATAGAAATTGGCACGGCGGTCGTGAAAAACGCATTTGACGGCAATACGGCGCTTTTGATTGACGCTCGCCCTTATGCTAAATTTTTAGCCGAATCCATACCGGGCGCCATATCCGTAAACGACACCGATATTTCTACTTTAATGGGGCGTTTTCCAAACGATAAAAGTACGTCTATTATTACATTTTGTCAAGGATACGACTGCAAAAAATCTCACGCAGTAGCCCAAAAACTCGTATCTGTGGGATATACGAAAGTAGCCAACTACTCGGCCGGACTTCCGGCATGGAAAAAGGCGGGACTAAAAACCACTAAAGGCGGCGAAGAAAAAGCCGGCGGCGGAGCCGTAACCAAGCTAAGCGTACCGTTTATGGGGCCGGTTAAAAAGGGATTTGATGAGGGTTCGGTAGACGGCGAATGGTTTTTAAAAAATTATAAAAATTTACCAAAAGGCGTAACTATCGTCGATGTAAGAAGAAGTGACGAGAGAGCGGCGGGATTTGTTCCGGGATCTCTTCATATCTCGCTTGAAGAAAATGATAATAAGACGTTTTTGTCAAAACTTCCCGATACTTACGTGATATTTCACTGCTCTGCCGGCGGACGTGCGTTAGAGGCTCAGGGCAAGGCTAAAAAAGGCGGCTTTACAAAAGGCGTTTATATAGATGCGGGCGTTAAATGCCAAGGCAGCGACTGCACTTTTACTCCAAACGAACCTTTAGACCCAAGCGACTGGTAA
- a CDS encoding sodium-dependent transporter — protein sequence MHKTNFTSRWAFIIACVGSAIGMANVWGFPYKVGTNGGGAFLLVYLFFIAIFSYVGLSAEYAIGRRAKTGTLGSYEYAWKSRNWGTFGKILGWIPLAGSMCIAIGYAVIIAYVLKALFQAITGSLMTVDTNTWFESFALSSYSVVPFHFIVVAGTLFTLFFGAHSIEKTNKIMMPLFFVLFFILAIRVAFLDGAFGGYKFVFHSDWGKLADPMVWVAAMGQAFFSLSITGSGMIVYGAYLSKDEDVVDSAQKTAIFDTIAALTAALVMIPAVFAYGMDPAAGPGLLFVTLPKILQDMVGGQIFAIILFTAVIFGGISSLQNMFEAVAESIMHKFPKLKRGVVLTMLCVICFGIGVNMEAITSWGPWMDFVSIYIIPIGAVIGAVSWFWVIKKEEIMDEINTGAAKKQGAFWYFTGRYIYVPMALTLCIIALSMHISF from the coding sequence ATGCACAAAACAAATTTCACGTCACGCTGGGCGTTTATCATCGCTTGCGTGGGTTCGGCTATCGGTATGGCCAACGTCTGGGGATTTCCTTATAAGGTCGGTACGAACGGCGGCGGCGCGTTTTTGCTCGTTTATCTGTTTTTTATCGCGATATTTTCCTACGTCGGGCTCTCGGCGGAGTATGCTATCGGCAGACGCGCCAAAACCGGTACGCTAGGCTCATACGAATACGCGTGGAAGAGCCGAAACTGGGGCACTTTCGGTAAAATTTTAGGCTGGATACCGCTAGCGGGCTCGATGTGTATCGCTATCGGTTACGCGGTCATCATCGCATATGTTTTAAAGGCGCTATTTCAGGCGATCACGGGCTCGCTGATGACCGTGGATACGAACACTTGGTTTGAGTCCTTTGCGCTTTCGTCCTATTCTGTCGTGCCGTTTCACTTTATCGTCGTTGCCGGTACGCTATTTACGCTATTTTTCGGCGCGCACAGCATCGAAAAGACAAACAAAATCATGATGCCGCTATTTTTCGTGCTATTTTTTATCCTCGCTATCAGAGTGGCGTTTTTAGACGGGGCGTTTGGCGGGTATAAATTCGTCTTTCACAGCGACTGGGGCAAGCTCGCCGACCCGATGGTGTGGGTAGCGGCGATGGGGCAGGCGTTTTTCTCGCTATCTATCACGGGCTCTGGTATGATCGTCTACGGAGCGTATCTATCAAAGGACGAGGACGTCGTCGATAGCGCGCAAAAGACGGCGATCTTTGACACGATCGCTGCGTTGACGGCGGCGCTCGTTATGATACCGGCGGTTTTTGCCTACGGCATGGATCCCGCGGCGGGACCGGGGTTACTTTTCGTAACGTTGCCTAAAATTTTACAAGATATGGTCGGCGGGCAAATTTTCGCGATTATTTTATTTACGGCTGTGATTTTCGGTGGCATAAGCTCGCTGCAAAATATGTTCGAAGCCGTCGCCGAGTCGATAATGCACAAATTCCCTAAACTAAAGCGCGGCGTCGTGCTGACCATGCTTTGCGTGATATGCTTTGGCATCGGCGTAAATATGGAAGCCATAACCAGTTGGGGGCCGTGGATGGACTTTGTCTCGATTTACATCATCCCTATCGGCGCGGTGATCGGTGCGGTGTCGTGGTTTTGGGTCATAAAAAAAGAAGAGATCATGGACGAGATCAACACGGGCGCGGCAAAAAAGCAAGGCGCGTTTTGGTACTTTACGGGCAGATATATCTACGTGCCGATGGCGCTTACGCTTTGTATCATCGCGCTTAGTATGCATATCTCGTTTTAA
- a CDS encoding DKNYY domain-containing protein — translation MKNKKFILLCLFALFAVLFTVFFMVYVVSYEEEGEFTRIGSSEFYVTPQGKIYALIPGGGKFELKGVRADKFRVFASGGYRGRNVGMGESAVYCGNLAMIGLDPSRARAIGNGYFTDGEISYFCSDAGERNYELGAFAEAVQTAAYAILGADKPQSYIYKTGRVSSVNLAPILDFGFAAENEALGGESGRVYFEGKQLEGADARALRYVKDARGRASDYYVTDGRNVYFKSSRLAVKFTTGLYEAANFGGVHYLLEPASGVVYANEHEFAPEFAPYSLPFGASGAHAYHLLFRGKGGIYFWQRHSGGENGELKRAGDDPFTGDILPLAGSVFISGGQTYFVQSREVWHRTKYRRRLGSRHTELFRLEASERWRKIGLVRNGVYGAVYANGDKIYYFDAMGTGQMIDASVYEIADIAIVEILTRPYDPRGKNPDGEEIRKMIKEGRLVPAQGELVFEAVSSYDERYALWGFLGVAILAAIIGKVFESRKRAKTPKNQTTTKPRGRRNSDDKFIGKSG, via the coding sequence TTGAAAAATAAAAAATTTATACTACTTTGCTTATTTGCGCTTTTTGCCGTGCTTTTTACGGTATTTTTTATGGTTTATGTCGTTAGCTACGAGGAGGAGGGCGAATTTACCCGGATAGGTAGCAGCGAATTTTACGTTACGCCGCAGGGTAAAATTTATGCGCTCATCCCAGGTGGAGGCAAATTTGAGCTAAAAGGCGTGCGGGCGGATAAATTTAGGGTTTTTGCATCCGGCGGCTATCGCGGGCGAAACGTCGGCATGGGCGAAAGCGCCGTCTACTGCGGCAATCTAGCCATGATCGGACTAGATCCCTCTCGCGCTAGGGCGATTGGCAACGGGTATTTCACGGACGGCGAGATTAGTTATTTTTGTAGCGACGCAGGCGAGAGAAACTACGAGCTAGGAGCCTTTGCCGAGGCGGTTCAAACCGCGGCATACGCGATACTAGGCGCAGATAAACCGCAAAGCTATATCTATAAAACCGGACGCGTTTCTAGCGTAAATTTAGCCCCTATTTTAGATTTCGGCTTCGCGGCAGAAAACGAGGCTTTGGGCGGCGAAAGCGGCAGGGTATATTTTGAAGGCAAGCAGCTAGAAGGCGCAGACGCTAGGGCGCTAAGATACGTGAAAGACGCGCGCGGACGAGCTAGCGATTATTACGTCACGGACGGGCGAAACGTCTATTTTAAAAGCTCGCGGCTCGCGGTAAAATTTACGACGGGGCTTTACGAGGCAGCGAATTTTGGCGGCGTGCATTATCTTTTAGAGCCCGCTAGCGGCGTAGTTTATGCCAACGAGCATGAGTTTGCGCCCGAATTTGCGCCTTATTCGCTACCCTTTGGCGCCTCCGGCGCGCACGCCTATCATCTGCTTTTTCGCGGCAAGGGTGGGATTTACTTTTGGCAGCGTCATAGCGGCGGCGAAAACGGCGAGCTAAAGCGCGCGGGAGACGATCCGTTTACGGGTGATATTTTGCCGCTTGCCGGTAGCGTTTTTATCAGCGGCGGACAGACTTATTTCGTGCAAAGCCGCGAAGTGTGGCACAGGACTAAATACCGCAGGCGGCTAGGCTCGCGTCATACCGAGCTTTTTAGGCTTGAGGCGAGCGAGCGGTGGCGCAAAATAGGTCTCGTTCGTAACGGCGTATACGGCGCGGTTTATGCAAACGGCGATAAAATTTACTATTTTGACGCGATGGGGACGGGGCAGATGATTGACGCTAGCGTTTATGAGATCGCGGATATTGCTATCGTTGAGATATTGACGCGGCCGTATGATCCGCGCGGCAAAAATCCGGACGGCGAAGAAATCCGCAAGATGATAAAAGAGGGGCGGCTCGTGCCGGCGCAAGGCGAGCTCGTTTTTGAGGCGGTTAGCAGCTACGACGAGAGGTATGCCCTTTGGGGATTTTTAGGGGTTGCGATTTTGGCGGCGATCATAGGTAAGGTTTTTGAATCTCGCAAGCGTGCGAAAACGCCGAAAAATCAAACTACGACAAAACCTCGCGGTAGGCGAAATTCGGACGATAAATTTATCGGAAAAAGCGGTTAA